In Alteromonas mediterranea DE, a single genomic region encodes these proteins:
- a CDS encoding glutamate-5-semialdehyde dehydrogenase: protein MSIITELAQQAKKAARTLAILSESQKNAVLTDMAAAIRENKSKIIEVNEKEVARAKDNNLDAAMIDRLILNEERIESMAEGIEVIVELDDPVGKERVIGTRPNGIEIKKMRIPLGVVCMIYEARPNVTADAGALCFKSGNAVILRGGKEALDTSLAIAELMQDVLEKHNLPKALVTVVPNPDRALMQELMEQRDYIDVIIPRGGEGLINYVTDNAKVPVIQHFKGVCHLYVDKDADLEKALAILLNGKTQRTGVCNALEGLVVHQAVAGDFLPKVADAFKEKGVKVHVNQKGSQYFDGADVIAEDAYGEEYLGLEIAIRVVDDFEGAVDHIAQFGSNHTEVIITEDAEKGKLFQRAVDASVVMVNASSRFSDGSQLGLGAEIGIATTKLHAYGPMGLESLTSEKYLVNGEGQIRD, encoded by the coding sequence ATGAGTATTATTACAGAGTTAGCACAACAGGCGAAAAAAGCTGCACGTACACTGGCGATTTTAAGTGAGAGCCAGAAAAACGCGGTGTTAACTGATATGGCCGCGGCTATTCGTGAAAATAAAAGCAAAATAATTGAAGTAAACGAAAAAGAAGTAGCGCGAGCGAAAGACAACAATTTAGACGCTGCAATGATCGACCGCTTAATTCTTAATGAAGAGCGTATCGAATCTATGGCAGAAGGGATTGAAGTTATTGTAGAGCTTGACGATCCGGTAGGTAAAGAGCGCGTTATCGGTACACGTCCAAACGGTATCGAAATCAAAAAGATGCGTATTCCTCTTGGCGTTGTGTGCATGATTTACGAAGCACGACCTAATGTTACTGCCGATGCAGGTGCGCTGTGCTTCAAATCGGGTAATGCAGTTATATTACGTGGTGGTAAAGAAGCGCTTGATACCAGCTTAGCCATTGCTGAGTTAATGCAAGACGTACTCGAAAAGCACAACTTGCCGAAAGCTTTGGTAACAGTGGTTCCAAATCCAGATCGTGCGCTTATGCAAGAGTTGATGGAGCAGCGTGATTACATCGACGTAATTATCCCTCGTGGTGGTGAAGGTCTTATTAATTACGTTACTGATAACGCAAAAGTACCAGTAATTCAGCACTTTAAAGGCGTGTGTCATCTATACGTGGATAAAGACGCTGATTTAGAAAAGGCGTTAGCCATTCTTCTAAACGGTAAAACACAGCGTACTGGTGTGTGTAATGCTCTAGAAGGTTTAGTCGTTCACCAAGCGGTAGCGGGTGATTTCTTACCTAAAGTGGCCGATGCCTTCAAAGAAAAAGGCGTGAAGGTTCACGTTAACCAAAAAGGTAGCCAATATTTCGATGGCGCTGACGTAATTGCAGAAGACGCATACGGTGAAGAGTACCTAGGTTTAGAAATCGCAATTCGCGTTGTTGATGACTTCGAAGGGGCAGTAGACCATATTGCTCAGTTCGGTAGTAACCACACCGAAGTTATCATTACCGAAGATGCCGAGAAAGGTAAGCTGTTCCAGCGCGCGGTAGACGCGAGTGTGGTAATGGTAAACGCTTCTTCTCGTTTCTCTGACGGTAGCCAGCTTGGTTTAGGTGCGGAAATTGGTATCGCTACAACCAAACTGCATGCTTACGGCCCAATGGGCTTAGAGTCACTGACTTCAGAGAAGTACCTTGTGAACGGTGAAGGACAAATTCGTGACTAA